Proteins encoded within one genomic window of Bacillus thuringiensis:
- the rbfA gene encoding 30S ribosome-binding factor RbfA produces MKLRANRVGEQMKKELGDIISRKIKDPRVGFVTVTDVQVSGDLQIATVYISVLGDEEQKENTLKGLAKAKGFIRSEIGQRIRLRKTPEISFEFDESIGYGHRIDTLLHEINKEGKREE; encoded by the coding sequence ATGAAATTACGTGCAAACCGTGTAGGCGAGCAAATGAAAAAAGAATTAGGCGACATTATCAGTCGTAAAATTAAAGATCCACGTGTTGGATTTGTTACAGTAACAGATGTACAAGTGAGTGGAGATTTACAAATTGCCACAGTATATATTTCTGTTTTAGGTGACGAGGAACAGAAAGAAAATACATTAAAAGGTTTAGCGAAGGCAAAAGGCTTCATTCGTTCAGAAATTGGCCAACGTATTCGTCTTCGTAAGACACCAGAAATTTCCTTTGAATTTGATGAGTCTATTGGGTACGGTCATCGAATTGATACACTTTTACATGAAATTAATAAAGAAGGTAAACGTGAAGAATAA
- a CDS encoding DUF503 domain-containing protein, with translation MIIASLSFECMIYDVHSLKEKRAILQRVLTRVKQRYNVAVSEVGHQDVWQRTEIAIVSVSSNRVICEKEMNRVLEYIDSFPEIERTITQLEWY, from the coding sequence ATGATTATCGCTTCACTCTCATTCGAGTGTATGATTTACGATGTGCATTCTTTAAAAGAGAAACGAGCAATTTTACAAAGGGTGCTAACTCGTGTGAAGCAACGTTATAACGTTGCTGTTTCAGAAGTAGGGCATCAAGATGTATGGCAACGTACAGAAATTGCAATTGTTTCCGTATCCTCAAATCGTGTTATTTGTGAAAAAGAAATGAATCGTGTACTTGAGTACATCGATTCATTTCCTGAAATTGAACGTACGATAACACAATTGGAATGGTACTGA
- the infB gene encoding translation initiation factor IF-2, giving the protein MSKIRVHEYAKKNNISSKDLMTKLKEMNIEVSNHMTMLEDEVVNKLDNEYQTEKPSVADEFEVEEKVVRSKKNSNKKKKKGKGNEDKRQDNFAGRQQTQIVETPDKITFSGSLTVGELAKKLSKEPSEIIKKLFMLGIMATINQDLDKDTIELIATDYGIEVEEEVIVSETEFETFIDEQDDEENLKERPAVVTIMGHVDHGKTTLLDSIRNSKVTAGEAGGITQHIGAYQVEVNDKKITFLDTPGHAAFTTMRARGAQVTDITILVVAADDGVMPQTVEAISHAKAAGVPIIVAVNKMDKPAANPDRVMQELTEYELVPEAWGGDTIFVPISAIQGEGIDNLLEMILLVSEVEEYKANPNRYATGTVIEAQLDKGKGTIATLLVQNGTLRVGDPIVVGTSFGRVRAMVSDIGRRVKVAGPSTPVEITGLNEVPQAGDRFMAFADEKKARQIGESRAQEALVAQRGEKSKLSLEDLFQQIQESDVKEINLIVKADVQGSVEAMAASLRKIDVEGVKVKIIHTGVGAITESDIILASASNAIVIGFNVRPDVNAKRTAELENVDVRLHRIIYKVIEEIELAMQGMLDPEFEEKVIGQAEVRQTFKVTKVGTIAGCYVIDGKITRDSGVRIIRDGIVIFEGQLDTLKRFKDDVKEVAQNYECGITIERYNDLKEGDIIEAYIMEEVKR; this is encoded by the coding sequence ATGAGTAAAATTCGAGTACATGAATATGCAAAAAAAAATAATATCTCAAGTAAAGATCTTATGACAAAACTTAAAGAGATGAATATCGAGGTTTCGAATCATATGACAATGTTAGAAGATGAAGTAGTAAACAAATTAGATAATGAATACCAAACTGAAAAACCTTCTGTTGCAGATGAGTTTGAAGTAGAAGAAAAAGTTGTTCGTAGTAAAAAGAACAGCAATAAGAAAAAGAAAAAAGGCAAAGGAAACGAAGACAAACGTCAGGATAACTTTGCTGGAAGACAACAAACGCAAATAGTAGAAACACCAGATAAAATTACTTTCTCTGGAAGCCTTACTGTAGGCGAGCTTGCTAAAAAATTAAGCAAAGAGCCATCTGAAATTATTAAGAAGCTCTTCATGCTTGGAATTATGGCAACAATTAACCAAGATTTAGATAAAGATACAATTGAGTTAATTGCTACGGACTATGGTATTGAAGTAGAAGAAGAAGTAATTGTAAGCGAGACTGAGTTTGAGACATTCATCGATGAGCAAGATGATGAAGAGAACTTAAAAGAACGTCCAGCTGTAGTTACAATCATGGGACACGTTGACCATGGTAAAACAACATTACTTGACTCTATCCGTAACTCAAAAGTAACTGCAGGCGAAGCAGGTGGAATTACTCAGCATATTGGTGCATACCAAGTTGAAGTAAATGATAAGAAGATTACATTCTTAGATACACCTGGTCACGCGGCATTTACAACGATGCGTGCTCGTGGTGCGCAAGTAACTGATATTACAATCCTTGTTGTTGCAGCTGATGACGGCGTTATGCCACAAACAGTTGAAGCGATTAGCCATGCGAAAGCAGCGGGAGTACCAATTATTGTTGCTGTGAATAAAATGGATAAACCAGCGGCAAATCCTGATCGCGTAATGCAAGAATTAACAGAATATGAATTAGTTCCAGAAGCATGGGGTGGAGATACAATCTTCGTACCAATTTCTGCAATTCAAGGTGAAGGAATTGACAACTTACTAGAAATGATTCTTCTTGTAAGTGAAGTAGAAGAATATAAAGCAAATCCAAATCGCTATGCAACTGGTACTGTAATTGAAGCACAACTTGATAAAGGTAAAGGAACTATCGCGACGTTACTTGTTCAAAACGGTACACTTCGAGTTGGAGATCCAATTGTTGTTGGAACATCATTCGGACGTGTTCGTGCAATGGTAAGTGATATTGGTCGTCGTGTAAAAGTTGCTGGTCCATCAACTCCTGTTGAAATTACAGGTTTAAATGAAGTACCACAGGCTGGAGATCGTTTCATGGCATTCGCTGATGAGAAGAAAGCTCGTCAAATTGGTGAATCACGTGCACAAGAAGCGTTAGTTGCACAACGTGGTGAGAAATCTAAATTAAGCCTTGAAGATTTATTCCAACAAATCCAAGAGAGCGATGTAAAAGAAATCAACTTAATTGTCAAAGCAGATGTACAAGGTTCTGTTGAAGCGATGGCAGCATCACTTCGTAAAATTGATGTTGAAGGCGTAAAAGTTAAAATCATTCACACTGGTGTAGGTGCGATTACAGAATCTGATATTATTTTAGCTTCTGCATCTAATGCAATTGTAATTGGATTTAACGTACGTCCAGATGTGAACGCGAAGCGTACAGCTGAATTAGAGAACGTTGATGTTCGCTTACACCGCATTATCTATAAAGTAATTGAAGAAATTGAATTAGCAATGCAAGGTATGCTTGATCCAGAATTCGAAGAAAAAGTAATCGGTCAAGCGGAAGTTCGTCAAACATTCAAGGTAACAAAAGTGGGAACAATCGCAGGTTGTTACGTAATAGACGGTAAAATTACACGTGATAGTGGTGTTCGTATTATCCGTGATGGTATTGTAATTTTCGAAGGTCAACTTGATACGTTAAAACGTTTCAAAGACGACGTAAAAGAAGTTGCACAAAACTATGAGTGTGGTATTACAATTGAGAGATATAATGATCTTAAAGAAGGGGACATCATTGAAGCGTACATTATGGAAGAAGTGAAGCGATGA
- a CDS encoding YlxQ family RNA-binding protein: MSDWKSFLGLANRARKIISGEELVLKEVRSGKAKLVLLSEDASANTTKRITDKTTYYNVPMKKVENRQQLGHAIGRDERVVVAVLDEGFAKKLRSMLDTNYRG; this comes from the coding sequence GTGTCCGATTGGAAATCGTTTTTAGGACTAGCAAATCGCGCTCGAAAAATCATTTCGGGTGAAGAACTCGTTTTAAAAGAAGTGCGAAGTGGTAAAGCAAAGCTCGTATTGCTTTCTGAAGATGCGTCAGCGAACACTACTAAACGTATTACTGATAAAACGACGTACTACAATGTACCAATGAAAAAAGTCGAAAATCGACAACAATTAGGGCATGCGATTGGGAGAGACGAGCGAGTCGTTGTAGCTGTGTTAGATGAAGGCTTTGCGAAAAAGCTACGTAGCATGCTCGATACAAATTACCGGGGGTGA
- the rnpM gene encoding RNase P modulator RnpM: MSNRKVPLRKCIATQEMKSKRELVRIVRSKEGEVSIDLSGKKSGRGAYLSKDKECIMQAQKKNILEHHLKAKIDSSLYEELLELVEKESK, encoded by the coding sequence ATGAGCAATCGAAAAGTTCCGTTACGAAAATGTATTGCGACGCAAGAGATGAAATCAAAACGAGAGCTCGTTCGCATTGTTCGTTCCAAAGAAGGCGAAGTGTCTATTGATTTATCTGGAAAAAAATCAGGACGAGGTGCATATTTGTCAAAAGATAAAGAATGCATTATGCAAGCCCAAAAGAAAAACATTTTGGAACATCATCTAAAAGCGAAAATCGACAGTTCTCTGTACGAAGAGCTTCTCGAGCTTGTTGAGAAGGAGTCGAAATAA
- the nusA gene encoding transcription termination factor NusA, translating to MSTELLDALLVLESEKGISKDIIIDAIEAALISAYKRNFNQAQNVRVSFNPEVGTIQVLARKDVVDNVFDPRLEISVEEARQINPNYQDGDVLEIEVTPKDFGRIAAQTAKQVVTQRVREAERGVIYSEFSDREEDIMVGIVQRQDARFIYVSLGKVEALLPVSEQMPNEQYKPHDRIRVFITKVEKTTKGPQIYVSRTHPGLLKRLFEMEVPEIYDGTVEIRSVAREAGDRSKISVHAENIDVDPVGSCVGPKGQRVQRVVDELKGEKIDIVRWSNDPVEYVANALSPSQVVKVLVDEDEKATTVVVPDHQLSLAIGKRGQNARLAAKLTGWKIDIKSESDAKQLGIVTEEDSVIAFGFDSVEDEIE from the coding sequence GTTAGATGCCTTGCTCGTATTAGAGTCAGAAAAAGGAATTAGCAAAGATATTATTATTGATGCGATTGAAGCAGCGTTAATCTCTGCTTATAAACGCAATTTTAACCAAGCACAAAACGTTCGTGTGAGCTTTAACCCAGAAGTGGGAACAATCCAAGTTTTAGCACGTAAGGACGTTGTTGATAATGTGTTTGATCCACGTCTTGAAATCTCTGTAGAAGAGGCAAGACAAATTAATCCAAACTACCAAGATGGCGACGTACTAGAAATTGAAGTAACGCCAAAAGATTTTGGTCGTATTGCAGCGCAAACTGCAAAACAAGTTGTAACACAACGAGTTCGTGAGGCGGAACGTGGTGTTATTTACTCAGAATTTAGTGATCGTGAAGAAGACATTATGGTTGGTATTGTACAACGCCAAGATGCTCGTTTCATCTACGTAAGCTTAGGCAAAGTAGAAGCTTTATTACCTGTAAGTGAGCAAATGCCGAATGAGCAATATAAGCCACATGATCGTATTCGCGTATTTATTACAAAAGTAGAAAAGACAACAAAAGGACCACAAATTTACGTATCACGTACACATCCTGGTCTTTTAAAACGTTTATTTGAAATGGAAGTTCCAGAAATTTATGATGGAACTGTAGAAATCCGCTCTGTAGCGCGCGAAGCAGGAGATCGTTCTAAAATCTCTGTGCATGCAGAAAACATTGATGTTGATCCAGTTGGTTCTTGTGTAGGACCGAAAGGACAACGTGTACAACGCGTTGTAGATGAACTAAAAGGTGAAAAGATTGACATCGTTCGCTGGTCAAATGATCCAGTTGAATATGTTGCAAATGCTTTAAGCCCATCACAAGTTGTTAAAGTACTTGTAGATGAAGATGAAAAAGCAACAACTGTTGTTGTTCCAGACCACCAGCTGTCATTAGCAATTGGTAAGCGTGGACAAAATGCGCGTCTTGCAGCTAAATTAACAGGTTGGAAAATTGATATTAAAAGTGAGTCTGATGCGAAACAACTTGGAATTGTGACAGAAGAAGATAGCGTAATCGCATTCGGATTCGATTCAGTTGAAGACGAAATCGAATAG